GTTCTCTTAATTCTAATAACATATATTATTATTCTCCTTTTCCTAAAAATTATTTAAATATTTTTATTTATTCCTTTACATTTTCACATTATAACACACTTTTACGTATATTTTAATAACAAATTTGAAATATCTTTCTATTTTTAATATATTTTTGTGTAAACTTTAGATTTATACTCCAACTTCTTCAAATTCAAAATAATAAAACTAAACAAATTTACTATTTAAACAAATATATTCTTTAAACTGTCTTTTAAAACAATATCACTCTACAAAATTAAAATATGTTTTGATATTGAAAATAAAATTTATATTTCTATATACACATAAAGTTTTTTATGATAAAATAGTAGGATAAAATTTACTAAAAACAGGAGTTGAATAAATGACAAAAAATAAATACAAAAATTCTTACAATTTATTGCAAAATGATTTGAAAAATAAAATATTACTGCTGGATGGAGCGATGGGGACTATGATTCAGCAGGAAAAACTGACTGCAAGTGATTTTGGCGGAGAAAAATATGAAGGGTGCAATGATTATCTTGTATTGCAAAGACCTGACGTTATTAAAAATATCCATAAAAGATATTTAGAAGCTGGGAGTGATATTATTGAAACTAACAGTTTTGGAGCTTTGGATATTGTATTAAAGGATTACGATTTGGAAGATAAAGTTTTTGAGATGAATAAAGCTGCGGCAAAGCTTGTAAATGAAGCTATTGCTGAATATAGAAGCGAGCATCCTGAAGTTACGAGAAATCTTTATGTTGCAGGAGCATTAGGACCTTCCAATAAGTCTATCAGCGTTACTGGGGGAGTAACTTTTGAAGAGCTTATCCATAGCTATTATACAGCTGTTTCTGGGCTTATGGCTGGTGGAGTTGACTTAATTCTGTTTGAAACTATTCAAGATACAAGAAATTTGAAAGCGGCTTATTTGGGGCTTAAAAAGGCTATGGAAGAAAATTATACTGTTCCGTTAATGCTCTCGTTTACAATTGAAAGTACAGGAACTACACTTGCAGGACAAACTGCAGATGCTTTTTACTACGCTGTAAACCACATGAATCCATTTTCTGTGGGACTGAACTGTGCAACGGGGCCTGAATTTATGACACAATTTTTAAAGACACTAAATAATATTTCAAATACATATATTTCAGTTTATCCAAATGCTGGACTTCCTAACGAAGATGGCGAATACGAAGAAACTCCAGACACATTGTCGGCAAAAATTGAGCCGTTTTTTCAAAATAATTATCTAAATATTGTTGGAGGGTGCTGTGGAACTACGCCTGAACATATTCAGAAAATTAAGGAAAAAAGTGTAAACTATTCTCCAAGAGTTATTGACGAAAACAAAGATTTTAACGATGTATCAGGACTAATTGCTTTAGAAACTCCAAAAAACCGTCCGATTTACGTGGGAGAACGTACAAATGTAATTGGTTCACGTATTTTTAAAAACTTAATTGCAAGCGAGAAATTTGATGAGGCGACAGAAGTTGCCAGACTTCAGATTAAAGGGCGTGCGGATGTAATTGATATTTGTCTTGCGAATCCTGATAGAGATGAAATCGCCGACATGAAGGCATTTTTAGATAAAGTGGCAAAATTTGCAAAAGTTCCTCTTATGATTGACTCAACTGATATAAATGTTGTTAAAGAAGGGCTTACTTACTTGCAAGGGAAAGGAATTATAAATTCGATTAACCTTGAAGATGGAGAAAAGAAATTTGCTGACATGGCAAAGGTTATTAAGGATTTTGGGGCTTCTGTCGTTGTAGGACTGATTGATGAGGAAGGAATGGCTGTTTCAGTTGAGAAAAAATTGAAAGTTGCTAGAAGAAGTTACGAACTTCTTACGAAAAAATACGGAATTGATGAAAGAGATATAATTTTTGACACATTAGTTTTCCCAGTTGCTACAGGAGATCAGAAGTATATCGGCTCTGCCACAGCAACAATTGAGGCAATTAGGCAAATTAAAGCTGAAATGCCGAATGTAAAAACAATTTTAGGGGTAAGTAATGTTTCATTTGGACTGCCTGTCGCAGGAAGAGAAGTTTTGAATACCTACTATATGCAAAAAGCCTACGAAGCTGGACTTGACTATGCGATAGTGAATACTGAAAAAGTTATGCCAATGGACGAAATTTCAGATGAAGAAAAGGAATTGGCAGAAAATCTATTATTCCATACAAACGATGAAAATGTATCAAAATTTGCAAACTTCTACCGTGAAAAAAAAGCCATCCAAAAAGTGGTCGATACAAGCAACTTAACTACTGAAGAAAAAGTCTCAAATTTAGTTGTTGAAGGAAGTAAAAAAGATTTGATTGTCTATCTTGATGAATTACTTCAGAAATATTCTCCAATTGACATAATAAACGGTCCTCTGATGACTGGAATGGATGAAGTTGGAAGATTGTTTAACAACAATGACTTAATTGTTGCCGAAGTTTTGCAAAGTGCAGAAGTTATGAAAGCCTCAGTTTCTCATCTAGAACAGTTTATGGAAAAAGATGAATCATCTGTAAAAGGAAAAGTAATTATGGCAACAGTAAAAGGGGATGTTCACGACATTGGAAAAAATCTGGTTGGGATAATCATTGGAAATAATGGTTACGAAGTAATTGACTTAGGAATAAATACACCTGCTGAAAAAATCCGTGAAGCAATTATTGAACATAAAGCAGATTTCTTGGGCCTTTCCGGACTTCTTGTAAAATCTGCCACAGAAATGGTGAATACTATGGGCGTTCTGCATGAAGCTGGTATTGATATTCCAATATTTGTAGGAGGTGCTGCACTTACGGAAAAATTCACTGTAAATAAAATTGAGCCTGCCTACAAAAATAACATTGTAATTTACTCAAGAGATGCAATGACAGCTCTTGCTGACTTAAACAAAATGATTGATGAGAAAAAATTTGAAGAATTTAAGGAATATTTACAAAAGCGTAGAGAGCTTGTAACAATTAAGGATGCAAAAAAACTTGAACAGCTAAAAGTTAAACCAACGGTAAGTGATATTAAGGATGCTGATGGAACATTTGATTTTTCAAAAGTTGAACTTCCAAAATATGACTTTGAAAAAATTTATAAGCCACAAACATTAAATAAACAAATTATAACAAATATAAAAGCAAAAGATGTATTCCCATTCATAAATTTACAAATGTTAATTGGAAAACATCTTGGAATGAAATGGATTGTAAATAATCTAATTGAAAAGCAAGACCCTAGAACAATAAAATTATACAATGAAATTTTGGATATTATCGAAAATGGCGATGAATACTTTGATATAAAAGCCATTTACAAGTTTTTCCCTGTACGTCGAAAAGCTGGAGAAAGAAAGGAAGATTTCAAAATCGAAGTTTTATCCGATGACTTGTCAACTGTTTTAGAAACATTTGATTTCCCAAGACAAAAATATGGACAGTATTTATCATTAAATGACTATGTAAGCCCAGATGGAATTGACTACATTGGATTCTTCGTTGCAACTGCAGGAGAAAAATCAAGACTTGTTTCAAATGAACTTAAAGAAAAAGGTGAATTTTACAGAGGGCATATTGTAAATTCTGTAGGACTTGAACTTGCTGAAGCAACATCAGAATACATTCACAAGATGATGCGTCAGGATGTAGGAATTATCGACAAGGACATCTCCTTAAACGAAATTTTAAACGCTCAGTATCAAGGAAACCGTTACTCTTTCGGCTACCCAGCCTGCCCAGATTTAAGTGACCAGAGAAAATTATTTAATCTTTTAAAACCAGAAAGATACGGAATCTCTCTAACAGAAGAATTTATGATGTATCCAGAAGCTACGGTAAGTGCAATTGTATTCTCACAGCCATTCTGTAAATATTTTAATATGTAATTTTTTGAATTTTTTATAAGTGAAGTGTGTTATTTTAACTTATATAATGCACTTTTCTTATGAAAGGAGAAACAAAATGTATCAAATAATAAAAATGATTTTATTAAGTTCAATTTTTATGGATTATATTGATATTCAAAAATTGGATAAAAACGGATTTACAATACATATTATTGAAATAATGCTTGTTTTGTCACTAATTAACGGAATTATAAATTTATATGACGAGAAAAAATTTTTTATAATTGAATTTCTTATGATTATTTTATTTCATCTAACGGGAAACAAGATTATTCTAGAAAATTTTTCATTTTTTTGGCAATCAATAAAATTAATCGGCGTTTATATCCTTCATCTTCTTATTACAACTGATGTTGGAATGGATGACAATAATATCAATCCTTTTTCTAAAATTGAATGGACAATAGTTTCAATTACTGTTTTAATATTTTTACTGCTAATGTTAATTTTTAATATTGAAATTAACAGTTTAAACATTTTATCACTTTATTGCATTACATTATTTGAATTAAAAGGAATTTTTATAAACATTACAGAATATATAGAAAATCAAAAGAAAATCGAAAAGGAAAATAGAGATAAATGGCAAAAATAATAATTCGTGATAAATTAAAATTTAGGATATTCCCAAAAATAATATGGATTGATAATGAAAAGATAAAATTAAAAGCAAATTCTGAAACTATTTTTGAAACTGATGAAAAGTATGTAATCCTTTCAGAAAACAAGGCTAAAAACAGGAGATTAGGAATAGATCTTGAAGATAAAAAGGACATTTTAATAGAAATAAAATACGACCTTTTTAGGTTAATAACTATATTTTTAATAATTCCAATATTTGCAGGTATTGTAAAATTATTTTTACTTTCAGATGTCGAAGCCAGTCACTTAGGTACTTTTGCTGGGGTTCTTATTGTTGTTCTGTGGAAAAGAGAAAAATTGGAAGTGGTTGATATTTAAAAGAAAATTGAGAGTAAAATATTGTATTAAATTTTACAGAAATAAATTTCATTTCATTAAATCATCTATTTTATGAGGGTGTATCTGAAAATTGTCAAAATAATAAATTTAGAGTAAGTCTTCTAAATATCAAAAATAATATAAATTCTGAGTTTTCAGACACCCCTAATAATTTTACTTCATAGATGAAAATATTTTATTCAAGGCTTCTTCAGCTTTTTTTGAAAGATTACTTTTTGGAAATTCTTTTACTGTATAAGTACGTCTTTCAGCTAAATTTCTTTTTGCAATCTCTTTATTTATTTTTTCTAACTGTCCTTTTTTTACAATTATAGCCATAATGATTTCTCCATTTTCACTAAATATTTAACTTTTTTATAAAATCTGTATCTGCTGTTATTAATTGTAATATTTCATTTTCTTTTAAATTTTTATCAAGTTCGTAATATGTGCTTGGCTCTCTTATAAATTCGTTATCTTCTTCAGAAATTAATAAATACCCTTCCAAAGCATCTTTTGCCATATATAATGCTTCTTCCATATTATCTCCACATGAAAAACAACCTGGTAAATCAGGATAATAAATGCTGTATTTCCCATCTTTTTCTTTTTCAAAGACTGCATAATAATTATATTTCATAGATTTATCACTCCTTTTAAGCTATTTTAGTGGAACAAACTGGCTATTTCAAGCCAGCCTGTTTCAAGATACTGTTTACTATTCCTGCCGTTAAATCCTTTTTAGGATGAGGAACAGTAACTTTTCCAATTTTGTTAGGATGTTTGAAATGATGATGGCTACCAACTATTTTTCTTAATATCCAGCCATCTTTTTCCAACATTTTAATAATTTCCTTTGAAGACATTTATCCTCCTAACAAAACTATTTTAGCACACATCTTCAAATATGTAAATAAGCTTTGAAAAATTAATTTTTTATAAAATTAATAAACCTCCGCACATTTCAAATTGATTTTCT
This is a stretch of genomic DNA from Leptotrichia hofstadii. It encodes these proteins:
- the metH gene encoding methionine synthase, coding for MTKNKYKNSYNLLQNDLKNKILLLDGAMGTMIQQEKLTASDFGGEKYEGCNDYLVLQRPDVIKNIHKRYLEAGSDIIETNSFGALDIVLKDYDLEDKVFEMNKAAAKLVNEAIAEYRSEHPEVTRNLYVAGALGPSNKSISVTGGVTFEELIHSYYTAVSGLMAGGVDLILFETIQDTRNLKAAYLGLKKAMEENYTVPLMLSFTIESTGTTLAGQTADAFYYAVNHMNPFSVGLNCATGPEFMTQFLKTLNNISNTYISVYPNAGLPNEDGEYEETPDTLSAKIEPFFQNNYLNIVGGCCGTTPEHIQKIKEKSVNYSPRVIDENKDFNDVSGLIALETPKNRPIYVGERTNVIGSRIFKNLIASEKFDEATEVARLQIKGRADVIDICLANPDRDEIADMKAFLDKVAKFAKVPLMIDSTDINVVKEGLTYLQGKGIINSINLEDGEKKFADMAKVIKDFGASVVVGLIDEEGMAVSVEKKLKVARRSYELLTKKYGIDERDIIFDTLVFPVATGDQKYIGSATATIEAIRQIKAEMPNVKTILGVSNVSFGLPVAGREVLNTYYMQKAYEAGLDYAIVNTEKVMPMDEISDEEKELAENLLFHTNDENVSKFANFYREKKAIQKVVDTSNLTTEEKVSNLVVEGSKKDLIVYLDELLQKYSPIDIINGPLMTGMDEVGRLFNNNDLIVAEVLQSAEVMKASVSHLEQFMEKDESSVKGKVIMATVKGDVHDIGKNLVGIIIGNNGYEVIDLGINTPAEKIREAIIEHKADFLGLSGLLVKSATEMVNTMGVLHEAGIDIPIFVGGAALTEKFTVNKIEPAYKNNIVIYSRDAMTALADLNKMIDEKKFEEFKEYLQKRRELVTIKDAKKLEQLKVKPTVSDIKDADGTFDFSKVELPKYDFEKIYKPQTLNKQIITNIKAKDVFPFINLQMLIGKHLGMKWIVNNLIEKQDPRTIKLYNEILDIIENGDEYFDIKAIYKFFPVRRKAGERKEDFKIEVLSDDLSTVLETFDFPRQKYGQYLSLNDYVSPDGIDYIGFFVATAGEKSRLVSNELKEKGEFYRGHIVNSVGLELAEATSEYIHKMMRQDVGIIDKDISLNEILNAQYQGNRYSFGYPACPDLSDQRKLFNLLKPERYGISLTEEFMMYPEATVSAIVFSQPFCKYFNM
- a CDS encoding type II toxin-antitoxin system HicB family antitoxin yields the protein MKYNYYAVFEKEKDGKYSIYYPDLPGCFSCGDNMEEALYMAKDALEGYLLISEEDNEFIREPSTYYELDKNLKENEILQLITADTDFIKKLNI
- a CDS encoding type II toxin-antitoxin system HicA family toxin: MSSKEIIKMLEKDGWILRKIVGSHHHFKHPNKIGKVTVPHPKKDLTAGIVNSILKQAGLK